The Bradysia coprophila strain Holo2 unplaced genomic scaffold, BU_Bcop_v1 contig_732, whole genome shotgun sequence genome has a window encoding:
- the LOC119083979 gene encoding uncharacterized protein LOC119083979, with amino-acid sequence MSGESSFVLSKECDDMDIVMSQIKTGDLQFDDNVILVETMSVNGATSFAQSESDDMDEIMSQIDTEAMEQDQRMDEMDLIISQIDTEELQQEIDDISDSQEIIDEYTAALSEISEEVVNEMGQEDDIEHDIPPELMEEYHRAMDQIIPTKSGNRYQQAYDVFRKWQEAHRTNSFDEKIVLAYFGAAAKKYKPPTLWSIYSMLKKTLLCKHNVDLVKHCRLRAFLKMRSDGYEPKKANVFETEHLRKFFLEAPNDVYLGMKAVMIFGLCSGSRGCELTNLTLDNVKDDGKEVIVKIPMTKMKTKTAKLYVVGNDFAKIIRQYLDMRPASVTTDRLFLQWRKGKCIAQVMGKNSIAKIPKDVARFLKLPEPNSYTGHSYRRTTTTVAANAGFTVTELKRFIGWKSDRVCEGYIKDSVGYQRKLSKRLCDEILPSTSTGDISPPSFEDSDPLTIPVVTTIPALPTMPVLPAIPVMPTIPVVTTKPSTKPTILSSTIPEVLPFKVPAVRPSTNVSVPSTIPAAVQSPMSIQFDSSSGLTLSGAGKTLTLSGVDGSQNALKKEPNVIYHFGGDNNSFTIINMK; translated from the exons atgtccGGAGAATCCAGCTTTGTACTATCGAAGGAGTGTGACGACATGGATATAGTTATGTCTCAAATAAAGACTGGTGATTTACAATTTGACGATAATGTCATTTTGGTCGAAACGATGAGTGTGAATGGAGCGACGTCTTTCGCTCAATCAGAAAGCGATGACATGGACGAAATAATGTCCCAAATTGACACAGAAGCAATGGAACAAGATCAACGAATGGACGAAATGGACCTGATAATTTCACAGATCGATACTGAAGAATTGCAACAGGAAATCGACGACATAAGTGATTCGCAAGAAATTATTGATGAGTACACCGCAGCTTTGTCAGAAATCAGCGAGGAAGTTGTAAATGAAATGGGACAAGAGGACGACATTGAACACGATATTCCTCCCGAGTTGATGGAAGAATACCATCGAGCGATGGACCAAATAATTCCGACGAAATCCGGCAACCGCTATCAGCAGGCCTACGATGTGTTCAGAAAGTGGCAGGAAGCGCATCGCACGAATAgttttgacgaaaaaattgtgttaGCCTATTTCGGTGCGGCAGCTAAAAAATATAAACCGCCAACGCTTTGGAGCATCTATTCCATGCTTAAGAAAACACTGCTTTGTAAGCATAATGTGGACTTGGTAAAACACTGTCGGCTACGAGCTTTTCTGAAGATGAGATCCGATGGCTATGAACCCAAGAAAGCGAACGTGTTTGAAACGGAACATCTGcgcaaattttttcttgaagcACCCAATGATGTCTACTTGGGCATGAAg GCTGTCATGATATTCGGCCTGTGCAGTGGATCCAGAGGATGTGAGCTGACTAATTTAACATTGGATAACGTGAAAGACGACGGCAAAGAAGTTATCGTGAAAATACCAatgacgaaaatgaaaacgaaaactgCCAAGCTCTACGTCGTTGGCAACGATTTTGCAAAGATCATTCGCCAATACCTTGACATGCGTCCAGCATCGGTGACAACGGACCGTTTATTCCTGCAATGGAGGAAAGGAAAGTGTATTGCTCAAGTGATGGGCAAGAACAGTATTGCTAAGATACCAAAGGATGTTGCACGATTCCTAAAGTTGCCTGAACCGAATTCGTATACTGGACATAGCTACCGTCGGACTACAACGACAGTTGCTGCCAATGCTGGTTTCACTGTTACGGAGCTTAAACGATTTATTGGTTGGAAGTCGGACAGAGTTTGTGAAGGGTACATTAAAGATTCTGTCGGTTATCAACGAAAGTTGTCAAAACGACTTTGCGACGAAATTTTACCCTCAACAAGCACCGGAGACATTTCACCACCTTCATTCGAAGATTCGGATCCGCTCACAATTCCGGTTGTGACCACGATTCCGGCTTTGCCCACTATGCCGGTTTTGCCAGCGATTCCGGTTATGCCCACAATTCCGGTTGTGACCACGAAACCGTCCACGAAACCGACCATTTTGTCGTCCACGATTCCGGAAGTTCTGCCATTCAAGGTCCCAGCTGTTCGGCCGTCAACAAATGTGTCTGTACCGTCCACGATTCCAGCTGCTGTGCAGTCGCCCATGTCAATACAATTTGACTCTTCTTCTGGACTCACGCTTTCTGGTGCCGGAAAGACTCTTACACTATCTGGTGTTGATGGATCGCAAAATGCTCTAAAGAAGGAGCCGAATGTCATTTATCATTTTGGGGGTGACAACAATTCTTTTACAATAATTAACATGAAATAA
- the LOC119083986 gene encoding uncharacterized protein LOC119083986: MDSPANEPRTWQDLGLDKLKIMFGKRISPRRLACVDTKYELFKHLWKECQIKDSDLDKYKLNNRDEISIHDDAFSRYLFQSTNGSFTGLNEYARLRLADRIDPMSQEAHVQPSSGERFAEKRFQIIDLIRTEIGNKLWEFGRHLRVKQGRLDAIDKEQTEVARKVDKIFEEFEKESYNEVTYVNKISTALINTRRKDLARKVYEIMER; this comes from the exons ATGGACTCACCAGCAAATGAACCCAGAACGTGGCAAGATCTTGGCTTggacaaattgaaaatcatgtTTGGTAAAAGGATATCTCCGCGACGACTCGCTTGTGTTGACACAAAATATGAATTGTTCAAACACCTGTGGAAAGAATGTCAAATCAAAGATTCCGATCTGGATAAGTACAAATTGAACAATCGCGATGAGATTAGTATACATGATGATGCATTTTCGAGATATTTATTCCAATCTACAAACGGAAGCTTTACAGGCCTCAACGAGTATG CGAGACTAAGATTAGCTGACAGAATTGATCCAATGTCACAGGAAGCTCATGTTCAGCCATCCTCCGGTGAACGATTC GCGGAAAAACGGTTCCAAATAATCGACCTCATACGGACCGAAATTGGAAACAAATTGTGGGAATTTGGAAGACACTTGCGTGTTAAGCAAGGCCGCCTTGATGCCATCGATAAGGAACAGACCGAAGTGGCGCGAAAAGTTGATAAAATCTTTGAAGAATTTGAGAAGGAATCTTACAATGAAGTCACATACGTCAACAAAATTAGTACCGCATTGATCAACACTCGACGAAAGGATTTAGCAcgaaaagtttatgaaattatggaGCGATGA
- the LOC119083978 gene encoding zinc finger protein 879-like, with amino-acid sequence MSASAKNIPPQNEEPIKSNEIDSNNIVLELSKICRVCLLECNDLRSLFDEEPYRISDMIMTFVPIQICPDDSLPSKICTQCAAHVSRAITVKQQIETAEATLRNYIAIGYLDVKLQSEEELESFVDKPFEHSNDENDSEYLDQSDRTVVSENNKSPFPSDEGMMENFNENDEHVTSEGCDFTESNFIGKNQGKKNVSARKKRADMKVKKRSKEKSEGSSQWVCQICDKEFSDIRRFNRHKKIHDEEKQYRCQTCNKGFNERADLNRHIERHIKSKDTAQEENFNCPECHMSFKVEGDLKIHQSVHRDDGKIICGECNKEFSTKIQLKRHVRTHFLDKPHKCAVCQRGFPEMGSLTRHFKKHTGEVREKKYECLTCGKRYFDSHSLGVHNRKHSGEKPWTCATCGKSFIDLRLLNSHKKIHMDYKPHACQYCDKRFTHQSTLTTHMRTHTNEKPYICNFCGKCFIQSSNLSLHIRVHTGEKPYKCTTCQRCFASSSTLTMHHRVHSGEKPYNCSVCNKSFARHDLSAHMRTHTGEKPFACTTCTKRFTTSGQLNQHLRTHSGEKPYVCDRCNKACSSSTYLKKHQKTCHRDNTQPNPPAPEEYIEITSIPTTHADPNMPDSGSIILTEVTESTDTYYVRIDGIHEMMDTAINEHSLVIDNQTEILSDMIPVVGAEMSDNVRMHIDDKNIYQSIDPNCMRIQVEHIDDGDTSAIENQQYFITSDCVVNK; translated from the exons ATGAGTGCAAGTGCCAAGAATATACCGCCTCAGAATGAAGAGCCCATTAAATCGAATGAAATCGATTCTAATAACATCGTACTTGAACTATCAAAGATCTGCAGAGTCTGCTTATTGGAATGCAACGATCTGAGATCGCTATTCGATGAGGAGCCTTACCGTATTTCTGATATGATAATGACGTTCGTGCCCATTCAG ATTTGTCCGGATGATTCTCTTCCTTCAAAAATCTGTACCCAATGCGCAGCGCATGTATCGCGTGCGATAACAGTGAAACAGCAAATCGAAACCGCAG AAGCAACACTTCGGAACTACATAGCCATCGGTTATTTGGACGTTAAATTGCAGTCCGAAGAAGAACTCGAAAGCTTTGTGGATAA ACCGTTCGAGCATAGCAACGATGAGAATGATAGCGAATATCTCGACCAAAGTGATCGGACAGTTGTTTCGGAGAACAATAAGTCACCTTTTCCATCAGACGAAGGTatgatggaaaatttcaacgaaaacGATGAGCACGTGACCAGCGAAGGATGTGATTTTACGGAATCTAATTTTATTGGCAAGAATCAgggtaaaaaaaacgtttcggCCCGCAAAAAACGCGCCGACATGAAAGTGAAGAAACGAAGTAAAGAAAAGTCTGAAGGCAGCAGCCAATGGGTCTGTCAAATTTGTGATAAAGAATTTTCGG ATATTCGTCGCTTTAATCGCCATAAAAAGATCCACGACGAAGAGAAACAGTATCGATGTCAGACGTGCAATAAGGGTTTCAACGAACGGGCGGATCTGAATCGTCACATTGAACGTCATATCAAGTCTAAAGATACAGCGCAGGAGGAAAACTTTAATTGTCCGGAGTGTCATATGTCGTTCAAAGTAGAGGGCGACCTGAAGATTCATCAATCCGTTCACCGTGACGATGGAAAAATCATTTGTGGCGAATGCAATAAGGAGTTTTCGA CAAAAATCCAACTGAAGAGACACGTCAGAACGCATTTCCTTGACAAACCCCACAAATGTGCCGTGTGCCAGAGAGGCTTTCCGGAAATGGGTTCGTTAACGCGTCATTTCAAGAAGCATACTGGTGAAGTCAGAGAGAAGAAATACGAATGTCTCACGTGCGGCAAGAG GTATTTCGATTCGCATTCGCTGGGCGTTCACAATCGAAAACACAGCGGGGAGAAG CCTTGGACATGCGCAACATGCGGAAAGAGTTTCATTGATCTTCGG CTTCTCAATTCGCACAAGAAAATTCACATGGATTACAAGCCACATGCGTGCCAATACTGTGATAAACGGTTTACTCATCAG AGTACGCTCACAACCCACATGCGAACGCACACCAACGAAAAG ccATACATCTGCAACTTCTGCGGGAAATGCTTCATTCAGTCATCCAATCTGTCGTTACATATAAGAGTCCATACAG GCGAAAAGCCATACAAATGTACCACATGCCAACGCTGTTTCGCCAGTTCCAGTACATTGACAATGCATCATCGAGTACATTCAG GAGAAAAG CCCTACAACTGTTCCGTATGTAACAAAAg TTTCGCTCGACACGACTTGTCAGCCCACATGCGTACACATACTGGGGAAAAG CCTTTCGCCTGTACCACCTGCACTAAGCGTTTCACAACCAGTGGTCAACTGAATCAACATTTACGCACTCATAGCGGCGAAAAG CCATACGTCTGTGATCGTTGCAACAAGGCGTGTTCATCGTCCACCTACCTCAAAAAACATCAGAAAACCTGCCATCGAGACAACACCCAACCGAATCCACCCGCTCCGGAGGAATATATCGAAATTACCTCCATTCCGACGACCCATGCCGATCCAAATATGCCGGACTCGGGTTCGATTATCCTAACCGAAGTTACTGAAAGCACGGACACGTATTACGTTCGCATCGACGGCATCCATGAAATGATGGACACGGCAATCAACGAACATAGTCTGGTGATCGATAATCAAACGGAAATTCTGAGCGATATGATTCCGGTTGTCGGAGCAGAAATGTCGGACAATGTTCGGATGCACATTGACGACAAGAATATTTACCAATCCATCGATCCAAATTGTATGCGAATACAGGTGGAGCACATTGATGACGGGGACACAAGTGCCATCGAAAATCAACAGTATTTTATAACGTCCGACTGTGTTGTCAATAAATAG
- the LOC119083991 gene encoding uncharacterized protein LOC119083991 gives MKRSYRISVKTLAEDELRNFRISASLQNFDEFMTKISEIVSCLGIESFRIDYPGKDGVEYCILHPESFQQFINEEVDDVFVKETVRPSLPTVQPTPPAHPTPPAAATMSCRAFICRLIGYFVPQSHHKLE, from the exons ATGAAACGCTCATACCGTATCAGTGTTAAAACCCTGGCTGAAGACgaattgagaaattttcgtATCAGTGCttctttacaaaatttcgatgAATTCATGactaaaatttcagaaatagtGTCGTGTTTGGGAATCGAAAGTTTTCGTATTGATTATCCAG GTAAAGATGGCGTAGAATACTGCATACTGCATCCAGAAAGCTTTCAACAATTTATCAATGAAGAAGTTGATGATGTTTTCGTTAAAGAAACTGTACGACCAAGTCTGCCAACCGTTCAGCCGACTCCACCCGCGCATCCAACTCCACCAGCTGCCGCCACGATGTCCTGTCGAGCGTTTATATGCCGCCTGATAG GTTACTTCGTTCCTCAATCCCATCACAAACTAGAGTAG